taaatcatgaaaataattttttttaataatattgatgaaactattattcaaaatatatatgatccagcacaatgaaaaaatataaatacaaatttaatagatttattagttgaaaaggatccaattagagaaatcaatatttcttttccaaatgatgaaaattctagacatttttctatgATTCATTACATTCAAAAATTACCAAATGGAGAAAAACATGAAAGAAAATGGTTAATATAttcaaaagaattagataaagtattttgtttttgttgtcgtgattggaaaaatcttagtgtcaagcttaaaagtcatgaaacaagcaatgaacatattataaatatgaatatttggtttgatattgaaatgagattgcttaaaaataaaaccattgatcaaaatttacaagaaaaaacaaataaggaaaaagaacattggaagaatatattaataagaattattgctatagttaaaaatcttgcaaaaaataATTTGGCATTCCGTGGCACAAATGAGAAAATTTATCAAGGTAAcaatgaaaattttttaggtttaattGAAATGATAGTAGAATTTGATCCTATAATATAAGAACAccttaagggtgcgtttggttcaagttatggtatataactttggttatgtgattacttggtaatcacataaccaaggttatagggaatgaAACATAACCATtggttgtttggttcaatttaataaatctaataaaattTCGTTTGTTTGGAGGTTTTAGTACATAACCTAATGAAATATTTTATCATATTACCCTTGatttaataatgataatattatattattaatagtGATTTTACCATACCCTGGAATGAAACGTTTATATTATTACCCTTGATTTAATATTTTACCATATGAAATCTCGCTTAGCCGGTGCGGGTCGTTTGCAGTGGAGACGCCGCCGCCGCCTCACGATGCTGCGATCAGCCTCGGGTCGCCCCTTCTTCCCTTCCCATCACATCCTTCGTCGCCTCCTCGCCGCCGCCCCCTCCCCGACCCCTCCGCCAGAGTGGATCGATCCCTTTCTCGACGTCTCCGGCGTCACCTGCCACCCCGCCGACCCCAACCACCCATCCCCGTGGCTCTCCCGCGTCGCTCCCCTTGTGGTCGCCTCCTCCCCAGCCAACCTCTCCTCCGATCTCAACGCCTTCTGCCATAAGTACATCATCCGTCTCACTCCCGCGTTCGTATCCCACGTCATTCGCACCCCTGACCTCCGCCGCTGCCCCGACCTCGCCCTCGCCTTCTTCCGCTGGGCCGCCACGTAGAAGAAGTACCCCGGACACGAACTTGACTCCTATGTCTCCTTGATCGACATATTGTCCTCTTCCTCTGATACCAAAGAAACCAGTCGAATCAAGGAGCTCGTCGTCAAGATCAGAGACCGCGGGCTTCCGACGTCGACTTCTGCCACCACTTCGTTAGTGCGGAGACTCGGCTCCGTTGGAATGGTAGAAGAGTTGCTGTGGGTCTGGAGGTGGATGAAGGAGAGTTCGGTCGAGCCGTCGCTCATGTACTACAACTGTTTGTTGCTCATGTTCGCCGCAAGGAGGATCGCCGAACACGGGATGAGTTTTAGTTTGGGTTTTCTAGCGTCAGTGGCAAATTGTTATTTGATAAACTTGTAGGGTTATTTTTGTCACAATCGATAAAAATTGGAGGTTAATTTtgtcttaaaaaaattattaaccccggaatcaagaaaaacctcgcttttctgaggttttctgattccgggATTGATGCCCAAATTGCTGACGTGTCAGGCATGCATCATGACTTCGGAATCGTTgattacttaaaccaaacaaaggttttgttgataaccttggatagataacaaaggttatcaaggataaccccgaaccaaacgcgcGCCCTAAACGTATTTAAAATGGTAaaattcataatcattatcttggtcataatatacaaaatgagttaataaatatgttaggaaaagaagtaaataatattataattaaaaaaaataaaagaagcaaaatacttttcagttatacttgattgtactcctgatgtaagtcatcaagaacaaatgtatcttatattaagatgtgtagatatttcaacaagtccaatcaaaatagaagaatattttatagaatttttaaaagtagatgatacatcAGGAAAAGGTCTTTTTGATACGcttattaatataataaagaaaattgaaCTGGATGTGAATGACATAAGAGGACAAGGATATGATAATGGAGctaatatgaaaggtaaacaacaaGGTGTACAAAAGAGATTGTTAGATATAAATTCTAGGACTTTTTATACACCATgtggttgtcatagtcttaatttagtactatgtgatatggctaattcttgtcctagtgctataacattttttggtgtgatacaacgtatttactcattattttcttcttctacaaaaagatggaaaattttacaagatcatgtttctaatttaacTCTTAAACCATTATTACAAACACGTTGGGAAAGTCATCTTGCAAGCGTTAAAGCAATAAAATATCAAGCTCCACAGATAAAAGAAGCTTTATATAAACTTGCAAAAACTAGTGATGATCCTAAAACAAAAAGTGAAGCAAATTCTTTAGCAACatatgagtttgaaaattttgaatttctattaggtatggttatttggtatgatatattatttgcagttaaCACTGTTAGTAAATTTTTACAATATAAAGATATGAATATTGCTATTGTATTAGATCAGTTAAAaggtcttgtttcttttttttaatgattatagaGAAAATGGATTTATATCTGCTATGATTTCTGCTAAAGAGATTGCAAATGAAATGAATATAGAACCAAAATTTCATGAAAAACGTGTAATTAGAAGAAATAAACGATTTGAtgagaataaaattaataaagtgaAACTTTCACctgaagaatcttttaaaattaattactttaattatattattgaccatgccatttcttcacttcaaagtagatttgaacaatttaaaatatatgaagataattttaattttttatatgatgtagaaaagttaaaattgcttgatgatgagtttttaaaaataaagtgtTTAAATCTTGCAAACTTTTTaaaacatgacatgttatctgatattgatggtttagatttatttttagaattaaaagttttaagaGAAATAATAAATCCAGAATTAAAAACCGCACTTGAGGTATTGAATGCATGGATAGcttatagaatattattaactATACCTGTTAGTATAGCTTCAgcataaataagtttttcaaaattaaaattaataaagtcttatttacgttcaacaatgcctcaagaaagattaaataatctagcaattttatcaattgaaaaaaatattataaaaactcGAATATAAAGATTTAATTACTAACTTTGCATCTCAAAAAAGTTAGAAAAGTAAATtttacataaaaaattattttaaattaatagtttattttttaaaaagaaaaaattaaactcACCATTGTCGGTCCCAAGTCTGAATGAAAAAGAGTgagggaaattttttttttttaaaaaaaatattaaaggtctaaatattttttttttttttttgacctagGACCTCATAGAACCTTGAGACGGTCCTGATAATTTGATAGCTAGTAAAAAATGATTACGCAGTCCGTCccagattaattaatttaatctattgtgattaataataaaaaagttATCATTTAAGATTTATGTTGattaaagaatataaaattttagATGAAAAATGAGGGATACATCAGGCATGACATCAGCTGAGCCCGTGGCTGATGACTATAAATATCCCGGCGCGGAACAGAGAAGAagagcaaacaaaaaaaaaaaaaaaacagaggacAGAAGCAAGTAAAAAATATGGCGGCGGTGGGGAGGAAAGGGCCGTGGACGGAGGAGGAGGACGCTCGACTCGTATTCGTCGTCCGCTTGTTCGGTGAGCGTCGTTGGGATAACGTAGCGAATGTGTCAGGTTCGAGCGTTGGCCGGGTGTAGTGATAGCTCCGGCTCTCCCATTGCTTTAACCTTGCACGCATGCCCCCTTCCTCTTTGTTTGCAGGTCTCAACAGGTCCGGCAAGAGTTGCCGGCTCCGGTGGGTCAACTACCTCCACCCCGGCCTCAAACACGGCCCTTTGACCTCCCACGAGCAGCGCCTCGTCATTCAACTCCACGCCAAGTGGGGCAATAGGTGGTCCAGGATTGCACTGTGCCTTCCAGGTCGTACAGACAACGAGATCAAGAACTACTGGAGGACTCACACGAGGAAGAAGGCGGAAGAACTGAGGATGACTTCACCCTCCTCTTTGTCGTCACAGTCATCGTCGTCAAACAGTGAAGTAGTAGGACAGGGACCTGTGGTGgatggagatggagatggagatggaTATAGTATGGATCAGATATGGGATGAGATATCTGCCTCGGAGAACAGCAGGATGTTGGAAGAGTGTTCTGAATCCGTACTGTGGGAGTTAGATGACGAAGAGTGCTTACAGATATGGATATGATCACAGTAGTCTTAAGTAGAAGTACTAATTATAGCTTAGTTAGTAGACAACTGAGATGCTTTAATTGATACTGCAATTAAGCTTTGTCAAAAGATTGTATCATCTTGCTGTTAATGACATTAAGGTGATAGACGACTTAGCTTGAAAATACTCAAACCATTCATCTATGAATGCATTTTAGCTCGAGAAGAATCTGAAACTGGGGCAGGGGAGGGATTCAAACAAACAGAGAAGATGCTAAAGGAAATCTTAATTAGTTTAAGCTGGGCTGTGTGATGTTGCAGCTTTGAGTCATGCCAATGGGATCGCGGCTCTGATAAGTCGTTTAGAAAGGGGAGTGATAAGGCAGTGCACTACTCCAAAAGCTTCCTGTCGTTCCAATTATAGTGCGTGTCTTTTCTGCTGCATATTATCTTGGCATTATCTTCTGACTAAACTAAAGCAATTGTGCACCATCACTCGGCAATATTGAGGCCAGACATCCTTTTCTGCTACAGTAATAACCAGAAACTAAATGACCATCCCTGATAGTGACGGTATCCTTTCTGGTTGTTGACTGGAGGAATTCTGTAGCCCCCGTATGGTTCatagggtcaaaaatcaaagtgaTTCGGACGCGATTCAAAGGACTCAGAATATATCCGTCCAAATGAAATTCATGTCGGACAGAACCGGCTCAATACACTCATTCTAAAAATTCGAGTTTTGTTCAAGAATAAGTCAGTTATTAGACATCTCCTCTGACTCGGTCATCAATATATTCATAACTTATTCTCAGATCTTGATATCGCCCTCAGCTCAGTCTCAGATATATCCAGAGATCTCCCCTGTCTCAATCTCAGTCGTGAATATTTTCTCTGACTCAACCTCAGATCCCGACATTGCTCCCGGCTTAGTCTCAAATTTAGACATCTCCTCTAACTTGACCTCTATTATCGACATCATTCATGTCTCATTCTTAGATTCAAATATCTCCCCTGAGTTATCGACCATCCATGTCTTAGCTAGCTTCATTCGCCAACATCCTTTTTGCCTCGACCTCATGTATTCTTAAAGTCACTCGACATTGACGTCATTTTCTTATCCATCCCCATATCGAACCCACACTAAGTCCTCATCAATGAGATCGTTTCTTCATGAATATTCTAGAGCACATGGTATCGGATAAATAGAGAAGCAACTAAGAAGTTGTCAAGATATGGTCTCCTAGATGCTTTCCTTCAAACACGTGGCATTTGATGAATAGAAAGATAGCAAACTATTATCGGATTTGATCTACTCACTAACTCATATGAAGATGATGAAGGAGAATGTAGTACAACATCTGACGTGGAGATGCTTTTCTAATAGCTATATAAATTATAGAGAAGGTAAGCACAAAGGAGTCTCTTTtctactccttcttcttcttctaacttTCATACCTCAAGTAAACTCTGAATTTAACATCAAGATCTATATATATTCTGGTACCATTCTAATCCTCTTTTGAAGTGTGTTTCAGGtcctcttcatcctcttcacaaATGATCTCCGGAGAGCACGCACATCAACTCGGCCCGTTCATTAATTGATGACTTAACCATCCATAATATTTAACCGGAAGAGTCGTCTAACAAGTGGTCCTTGATGCAAGGACCAAATGCAAGCAACTAAATGACTGATCTCTTGTTGCATTAGAAAAGGAAAACATTTTCAATATTAGGTCAGAAATAACAAATTCAGACAACTTTAACAAAGGAGCATTAGTTATATACACATGACCAAACACCACAGCAATAACGAATGGTGAGTAGAAGAGGGCAGAATCTAAgattaatattttgacagtcgTAACCTAAATTAGGCTTCTGTTCCTTCCATACATACATGAAGCTCGTGGTGGTCCAGTCACAGGCCAGCTGCTATCTGCACGAAGTGGTGGAGCAAAATAAGATAACCCCCTAAAACGACATGGATGTTATCTGAAGCCATTGGAGTCCAAAGCGACATGGATTTTCCATACACGAAGCCATTGACGACAATTCTGGATGGGCCTGCACAAATTTGGAGTCCAAATTTGCAGCACTAATTAAAGGCAACGCCATCAGCCAGATGAGTGCGTGGGAGATATGATGAAACTATCTGAAACTTTATACGTACCTTACTCTGCCTGACTGATGTGTGAAACAACAtggatattattattttattttcgttTTGGGAAAAAAACAATAGGATTTTTCGTCAATCGGCTGGACTCTGATTTAACGTACCAAAAGGCTAATTCAACACCATAGAACTTTTCTTTTGGGCTCGTCCCTGATCAATAGTATTACCTATTCCATGTCTCCTTTCATCACTTCTCACATGCCCTAATTGTCTCTGAATGTGACATGCAATTAAGGGATGCTAAATTTTAGATCACCTGTCATAGTGCTTCTATGAGACTAGACCGCCTCTAGGACTATAGTGCAGTGATAGGgtattcagattgtcacccagacATTCATGGTTCGAGCTTTAGATATGacgaatttgtaagaatttttttttcaaatgagacacgcaactaaaggatgttgggctctTGGACTGCCCACtgtgagcgcttcccgatttatcctagtggtcaatgggaaacttccgtggagCCGGACCGGTCAccccaggctcgacgttacccagcctgattaatcatttttttctaTGAGACTAAACCACCCTCCGGACTATGGTGCAGCGGTAGGGCATCTaggttgtcacccaggcaccCGTGTTCGAGCCCCAGCTATGACGAATTTGCAGAAAATTTTCCTCTAAATGAGGTACGCAACTAAAGGATTCGGGGCTCTTAGGCTGgttgcgcttcccgatttaccttggtGGCCGATGGAAAATTTTTATGGGATCAGATCAGTTATCTCAGACTCGACGTTACTCAgcctatttaattatttttttttctgtgaGACTagacttataaaaaaaattctataaaatcaaATCGAACATCCTAAAAATTAATCATTGAGATTAAttaggattatcatttttttctgAGATAAGACTGATTGccacaataattttttttcacatgccctagttgaaaaaaaaaatcatttaacatTCCAAATCAAATCCCAAACTATACACAAATCAAAACTCTCACGACTTCATTctattcaaaataataattacataTCTTGTGATCCAAAGATTTTCCAAACTTCCAATCGCAGTCATCCAGTCTGAGCAGCAACAAATTAAATCTCACGAGCATAAAAATCAAGCTCCATCTCCATGGAAAGAATCTAACGCCGTTGGACCCGATCGATCGAATCTAAACTCTCAAACTCAAAAAATTTGTCACAGCGCCCCCCTCGCCGTCAGCCGGAGCCACGTTGAGGTCCAACCACAAGCCCCTCAACCTCTCCTCCGCCTTCTTCTCGGCGTCGAACCTCGCGGCGGCGGCCGCCGCGAGGCCGGTCCGGTGGCGCCTCATGTGGCCGCCCAGGGCTTGGCCGATGGCGAACTCGAGGCCACAGACAGAGCACTCGTGCGCCCTGGGCTTCCCGACCTCGCCGCCGCGGGCGTCGTCGGACAGCCTCGGCTTCTTGTGGCTCGCCCGGTGGCCGCCCAGCGCCTGGAAAGAGGAGAACTGCCGGTTGCAGGTCTTGCACTCGAAGACCCGGTCGGGGGACGCGGACCGGCCGGCGGACACGTCGATGATCCCCTCGCCGCCGCGCGAGAGAAGCATCAGGACGTTGGCCAGTCGTACGCTTTCGATCTCTGCTTCCTCATCTTCGACGACAACGTGATCGCTAAATCTCTTCATCCCACCAATTTAACCAGAAACAATTAATCGATCGCTATAAATTAAATCAACACAAAAAGAGAAGCGAGCAAACGCATGTCATTTATAGGCAACCTGATTCAGTAACCAAATGTGAAGGGATCGATCGGGTTGTTGCCTCGTTGGAAGGGAAAGTCGTTGGCGATACGAACCAGTCGCTGACAACTGCATCAATTACCGACTTTGTTCTGCCTTTAATTAGTCGTTTAGAATGCATTCCGTCCTAATCAGTTATCACCAAGTAGCTCACTCTGTTGCTATCCGTCATTGTCGAGTAGGTTTTCTTATTAATTTGCAGGCTTGCAGCTATCTGATCAGGTTATTAATTGGCATAAACCCTGAAGCAAGTTGAAGCTACTCCATAGTCATACATAAATTTGTCTTCGTCTATAAGCAACAGACACACACAGCGTTGACGTCCTTAAATTCTTCTTGTGCGTGCAAGTTGCCCTCATGGCCTCGCATCCTTTTTGAAGTTTATCTGTAAAAATTATAACTAATCTTTTTTGCCTCGACTCACTAAACTCGCAGTAGAAAACTGTGTGCCGGTTTTAATTTGTATGGATATATTTTATCACAGAGATCAACAGTCACACGAAAGGGGGCATTGACCTTGAGAATAATTTTAAGTGGATTAATTTAGAGATGGCCAGTTTGGTGTGTTTGATACTGTAGTTGGTTGGCTGTTGTAGCGTCATTGCCGACGTTGCTTCTTGCTAGTGCTACTCAAGTCTCGATCGAGTAAGTTCAGCAGTTTTCATTGTCTAGTAGCCAACAAGGGAAAAGTCAGCTTAAATTTTGGTTGCAAGTATGAAGAGATGGGAATTGGGAACGAAAGTCTAATTCCTCATACTGTCCAGATGCACGGATTTTAATTAGTCATACAGGGCTGGTGTATGACGATCTagataaagaaagaaaagttgCAATTTTTAAGATTCAACTTGGATCCTCAAATTTCAGTCTGTGGTTGCATTTTTCAGTAATTTGACTTTTCAGAAGAGAATGAAAATTTTCAACCAAAAAGTCAAAGTGCTTGGGCTTGGGACTGGGCCTTGGAATGATTTTTATGGGCTCTAATCTCTCACTCGACTAAGGAGTCATGTTGCCCTTGATCTTATATCTTGACAATATTGTATGGCAGGGATACCTTCATTTAGTTTAGTGACATATTATATGATCCCGTCTGAAAATTGAGTCGGATAAAGGTGAGCTTTGATGTACTGAAAGTTGACAGAAAGTCGCTGCGGCGTTGGATATACCTGGCACCTCCTGAAAGGTTCGCACGGGCGGCTAACATAGGAAGATGACTAGGACGATGACACTgtggctctgcgcacactcaaacgagctcacgagtcgttagagaccagaaaccagggaaaaagtctccgggtcaggccctccgacgctcaagtcaggtactttaaatttgatcccgtccggaagctgagtcggatgaaggcgggccttgatgtactggaagttgacggaaagttGCTGCGGCGTCGGATATACCTGGCACCCCCCTGAAAGGTtcgcacgggcggctgacgaaggAAGATGACCAGAACGATGACACTGCAGctttgcgcacactcagacgagcccacgagtcattagagaccagaaaccagggataAAGTCCCCGggttaggccctccgacgctcaagtcaggtactttttccccagaaagcacagagaaaggacgaaaagtaaagactagtgagaaatgacgagtaagcgtacctgcataagggacaaagtatccctttttatactgcagtGGAAGTTTCtaggtctgacgggtgtcagagAATATTAGCTGTCAGACTTTGTCTGGTGGCGAATGACACGTGACACCTTCTTATAGGCTGACGGTAGAATCAAAAGGGGTAATGAGCCctgactgttagcatattccctgacacactaattattctctgacattctctaACAGGCAGTTACGATTCTCtggcttgtttgtcctgtagtgcctggaCGCTATGTCTGTACTTCGAGATCTGTCTTCCGACCTGTTTCTGTCTGATGTTACCCATggtttgtatgtcccgacctgtacacctggtctgtttcccgacctgcctcCGTCAACTGTTattcatggcttgtacgtcccgacatgtacgccaggtctgtttcccgatCTGCAtccgtctactgttatccatggcttgtacgtcccgacctatgTGCGCCCAGGTCCATGtctcgacctgcttctgtctattgttatccatgacttgtacacCCCGACCTGTGTATGCCCAGGTCTGTGTCTCAACCTGATTCTATTCGCTGTTATCCACGGCATGTACTTTCTGACCTGTATGcccggtctgtttcccgacctgcatccatctactgttatccatgacttgtacgtcccgacctgtatgcctggtctgtttcccgacctacaTCTGTCAACTGTTattcatggcttgtacgtcccaacCTGTATACGCCAAGTCTATTTCACTTCCCAACCTGCATCCGtctattgttatccatggcttgtacgtcccgacctatatgtccggtctgtttcccgacctgcatcCGTCAACTGTTATTCgtggcttgtatgtcccgacctataTGCCGGGTCTGTTTCCCGACATACATCCGTTTACTGTTAtacatggcttgtacgttccgacctgtacgccaagtCTATATCCTGGCCTGCTGTATTTCGCCCGAGGCCTTTCCTTCTACACCCTTGCCTGGCCTGTGGGCCTTCCCAGCTGTATTTGGCCTGTGGAGCCAATTCTCAGCTGTACCCGGTCTGCGAACCCTATTCTTGATTGCTATCGAGGTTGAATCTGGTCCAACTTGGCCTCCTATCCTTTGACTTCTCGGTCAGCTGGGACTCTAACCGCAGCCATGTAAACTTGACTTCTGTCCTCCACGGGGGCAAGACTTCTGATtcccacgtaagcttgacttctgacctccacgcaagcttgacttctgacctccacataagcttgacttctgacctctacgtaagcttgacttctgaccatcctgTGGTCTTAACTCCTAACCACATCATTTTATTGACCCCacaatcatgcaccgtatcattaTATTATGAAGAAAAAGTAACTTATGACTAGTTCATTATTAGATAAATTGGAGTCATAAATAATTATGTTCATCTCATCTTAGGCATTATTTATAATTCGTCCCGAGATTATATGAAAGAAGGTAAATCATAAGATCAATTTATAACCAAACACTAAGTGATTAAAAAGTGGGAGAAATTCTTTATAGGATCGGAAAGatgctagaggggaggggtgaatttaaCATTTGTTGAAAATTGTGACTAACAACAAGTTACGCAGTGAAAATAAGAAGGTAAGGAAATTGAGAAGCCAAGTGCTAACACAAgtcgtttttacttggttcggagccttcgacgactcctactatAAAGCTCACACTCATTGaatgcttttgttgggcaatcactatcagttcgtaaaagtattacaaaagttgattacaAGAACTAAAAATAACAAAGTTACCGACAAATAGAAAGAACAATGAAGTCTCTTGTTCCTCGAACTTCGGAACAACCTTTCGGTGTCGTCGAAGCTTTTCTGGAGCAACACTTGAATATGAAAGTCATAACAGTTGATATTCTAAAGCTACTGGTCGAAGacccttatataggcccattccggACGTCTAAAACCCCTCTGAGCGCTTGGACCATGCTGACGTGGCTCGACCAATCAACACACTCCAGCTCAGCTCCTGGATAGATTTTCTGGTCTGGGCCCCAACTCCTGGCGCCCGGACCAGTTTCGGGTGCCTATATCGCGTTCGGGCACCCTAACCGCCTCCGGGCAATCAAACTCCCCTTTTTTGCACTTCTccttcttgcaaaaaaaaaaaaaaagttagtccaagtaaataaaaatatgtttatcctgcaaaacaaagttagcacaactcAATAGGATAGTAGTAGTAAACTAGTAATTAGATCCTTTATCcacgagaccaggatctagtcaaggtctcaacttaggtttcctaaatggacctaagttggaccggcacctacagttccctcaatcgagaacgcgtcctcactagatcttttctccagttgcttactttcacttaccacttgcagttgcttgacttgtctttgatccaccaggtcttcctgccagttgtcaggtccgcagacccaaccgGACTTTGGCCGGTTGTTAGATCCCGCAGACCCAACCGGACTTTCCACCAGATATcgagtcccgcggacctatctagacttcacaccagctatcggGTTCCGCGGATCTAGTTAGATTTCACACCAACTATCGGGTCCCGCGTATAtaactggatttcagcctggtgtcaggttctTCAATCAGTCAACTCCTgcataactttaatctatttattatacatcaaaattaaattattaacataACCTGTACCAATAATTTTCTCCCGAACAGTATGTTATTAGACAAAGAACATTACCATAGTTTTGTTTAAATGGAATACTACCGCCAAATTCGAAAGCCTCAAAACCGCTAAATACATGATAACTTGCCTCATTTGATCATCGCTCGGCCTCTCAATTGGCCTAGTTGCTATAAGTCTTTTATAAAGccgttaaattttaaaattaaatttaaatgattAATTCATAATTACACAACTTGGAAAGCTAGGATTCATAGCCCAAAGGCTCCAAAGCTCATTGAAACCTTGATCAAAACCCACCATTGCCATGCAACTTATGACCTTCCAAATTTGGAAAAACACACACAAACATTGTTCATCGAAATGGATGTGGAATGGTTGGAATGAGTGTTCCGGCATGAAAACATCTTACGTCATTCTAAACTTTCAGTAAATAACGTGACTTGCTTTGGGACGTTGTTCTCGGATGTTATAATGGCAAAAGAATGGGCCAAAATGACCAAAACAGTCGAAACGGCCAGAACAATGTACTATTCTTGAATAACTGCTCGCGGCCTCTTCTCTTGCGATGACTCATGGCGATAGGTTATCGGCGAGTAAAATAGCATTGTGGTATGTGTGCGTGCGATGAGAGGCAATTTTAATGGAaagttactgttggtgcaatcaacactaataattaaactcagatttgatgtatgacaaatagttAAAGTTAAATTATGTGTAATCTAACATGTTTACTAAATGTGCATG
This genomic stretch from Zingiber officinale cultivar Zhangliang chromosome 7A, Zo_v1.1, whole genome shotgun sequence harbors:
- the LOC121999832 gene encoding myb-related protein MYBAS1-like, translated to MAAVGRKGPWTEEEDARLVFVVRLFGERRWDNVANVSGLNRSGKSCRLRWVNYLHPGLKHGPLTSHEQRLVIQLHAKWGNRWSRIALCLPGRTDNEIKNYWRTHTRKKAEELRMTSPSSLSSQSSSSNSEVVGQGPVVDGDGDGDGYSMDQIWDEISASENSRMLEECSESVLWELDDEECLQIWI
- the LOC121999833 gene encoding zinc finger protein ZAT12-like; the protein is MQLSATGSYRQRLSLPTRQQPDRSLHIWLLNQRFSDHVVVEDEEAEIESVRLANVLMLLSRGGEGIIDVSAGRSASPDRVFECKTCNRQFSSFQALGGHRASHKKPRLSDDARGGEVGKPRAHECSVCGLEFAIGQALGGHMRRHRTGLAAAAAARFDAEKKAEERLRGLWLDLNVAPADGEGGAVTNFLSLRV